The genomic DNA ACCAAATGATCAGAACTTGAAGACGGTCTGGAGGACGGCACCGAACTGCTCCTTGCCAGATACACCCTGGGAGGAGTTGGACTCAGGCAGATAGAAGATTGCCGGAATCATGGTGATGTTCTTGGAGACCTTGTACTTCAGAGAGGCTTCCCAAGCGAGCTCGGGAGCATCGGGATCAGTACCGTCTTGGGACTCAACGTACAGGGGAGCACCAAAACCAACAGCCAGGCTGTGGGGAGTATTGGCGACTTTGTCCCACTGCAGACCAACCATCCAAGTTTGGGCCTCGTCGACGGTGCTTCCTTCGAGATCAGACCAGCCATAAGCAAGGCTGACGGAAGGAATGAAACCTGTCTCTTCAGGCTTCCAGAAGCCGTTCAGAGCAAAGTTCTGAGAATCGACGTTGTCACTTCCGCAGCTCTGCTTAACAGCCTTGTAGGCAGTGCCGAAGCCTGCGCCACATTGGCCATAGCGGTAGCCAAGGGCCGCGCCCCACTCCTTAGTGCCGTAACCCAGCTGGGCAGTGGTGTTGCCCTTGGATTTAGCAGTGAACATGCCTTTACCAGAGCTGGCCTGCTCTCCGTCATCAGCGACGTAGTTCAAGGCAGCAGTCAGGCGAGGCTCACCCTTGGCAACTTTTTGCTTCCAGATCAGACCAACGAGACCGCCGGTCTCTTTGTTGTAAACGTTGCCAGCACCGAATTGACCACCGAACATATTCAGGGTCTTCACCGTGTAGGCCGTGGGCTTCATGCCCAGGCTTTCGGTGTTACGAGCCATAGGACCAACGATGGCCGTCAGACCTGAACCCACAGGGAACTTGTAGTACAAGCGATCAAGCTTGAAGGTGTTGCCGGACATACCGGAAACATCCAGCTTGCGGAAGCCACCAGAGAAAGCAGCGCCATCCTTCATGTTGCCTGCACGCAGGCGAGCAAACAGAAGATCCTTACCGGTGAAGGAAGTCTTCAGGCCGAGGCGGTAGTCGTAGGAGAAGCTGAGCGCGTCGTCGTCAGCTTGAGCGTCGGAAGCCTCAGAATCCATGAAGCCAGTCACAAAGGTGGCTTTACCTTTGAGCTTGGTGGTGGTGGAGAACTGGGTTGCTTCCAGTTCGCCAACGCGGGCCTCGAGGCCGTCAACGCGACCCTTGACGATGGCCATCTCGGTTTCGAACTCAGCCATCAGGCGACGCAGCTCGTCGGTCACTTCGGTGACGCGATCGAGACAGGCGTTCAGCAGGGCAGCCGCTTCGTAGCGGGTCATGGCACGGTTGCCACGGAAGGTGCCGTTGGGGTAACCGGCGACGCAGCCGTAGGTCTCAACCAAACCAGCCAAAGCCTGATAGGCCCAGTCGGTGGGGTAGACGTCGGAGAACTGGGAGACGCTGGTTACCTGATCAGCGGAAGCCGCGTAATCAGAAACGCCGTTGATGTTCAGCTCGGCGGCATTGGCGCCGGTGGCCAGAAGGCCAAGGGCGGCAGGAGCCACCAGCAGTTGCTGGAAAAGCTTCATTTTGGATTCCTCACACAGGAAATTGGCGCTACTACGCCAAACCGGATTTTGAGGGCTGGTCACTCGTTATCCAATGCAGCTTGTGCCGGTACTTACATCGACATGTATCAGCAGATACCGTTTGCATCTCAGCGGATTCTCTCTAAATAAACGATGCCCCCGCCCGGAGGTCCGGACGGGGGCTCTCGCCGGGTCCACTTTTGCCGCGGAACCGGATGATCAGTCAGAAGGCGCCGTTCAGCCGGCGTTCTCCGCGATCAGCAGACCCTGGATCAAACAACTGGAAATCATGGACACCTCCTCCTGAAGGATTGTGAATGCCGGCAACGCCTTCGGAGTTGTGCCCACCTCCCGAAGGAAGCTCACACCTCTCCACGCCACTGCATCCTGAACACAAGGACCATACTCAGTTTTTAATCAGATGAGAGCCACCCATGCGCTCCGGCTCAGCTCCTGACGCAGCACCCTGGATCGCATTGGTGGGACTTGGATTGGCCGCCGCCGTTCTGGCCCTAATCGGCCTCGGCGATCTCCCTTTGCGGGACTTCGATGAAGCCACCGTGGCCCGGGTGTCCCTGGAATTCCGCCACGGACTCGGAGAAGCCCCGTTGCTGCCAACCCTCTGGGACAGGCCTTACCTCAACAAGGCCCCTGGTCTGCACAGCCTGATCGCCCTCGTGATCGGAGCAACAACCCAACCCGACCAGCTCCCTTCAGAGTGGACGATCCGTCTGGCACCGGCCTTGCTGTCGTGCCTGGTGGTGCCCCTTGGAGGCTGGCTGCAATGGACGCTGCGGCCTGGGGATCGCTCCAGCGCCCTCGCCACCAGCGTGATTCTGCTGACGTTGTTGCCGGTAGCCCGACACGGACGTCTGGCCATGCTGGATGGCACCCAGCTGTCTGCCATGGCTCTGCTTTGGCTGGCCCTGCTGAAGCTCAACTGCAGCCGAACCAGCGCACTCTGGGGGGCCGTCGCCGGCCTGATGGCCAGCGCCATGCTGCTGCTCAAAGCCCCGCTGCTGATGCCCGCGGCAGTGGCCGCCGGTTTGGCACTGACCTGGGGCCAGGAGTGGAGATGCTGGAACAACAGATCGGCAGCCCTTATCGGAATGCCGCTGGGCCTGGCACCGGGGATCGGCTGGCATCTCTGGCATGCCCACATCCGAGGCAGCGAAGCGCTCTGGCTCTGGGGCGGTGATGGCGCTGGGCGGGTTCTTCTGGATGCTGGCGAGGGCAGTGATCTGGGCTGGCGGGTCCCGGTGATCGAAGTGCTGGAGGGAGGATGGGCCTGGCTGCCGCTGCTGCCCTTCGCCCTGGTCTGGGCCTGGCGGTGCCGTCAGAGCCGTTGGGGCCGTTGGTCTCTGTCCTGCCTGCTCACTTTGGCCGGGGCCATTCTTCCCCTGCGCACCCAGCTCCCCTGGTACAGCCATCCTCTCTGGCTGCCCATTGCTCTCCTCTGTGCTCCGCTGCTCGCTTGGCTGGTGGAGCAGCCCTCTTCTTCGTCGAATTCAGCTGGCAATCCAAAGCCCCCCTGGCGCTGGTTGCTGATGCAGCTTCCTTCGTTCTGGTGCGGACTCGGACTGCTGCTCCTGTTGCTTTGGCTGAGCAGCTTCAGCAGCATCGGCAGCGGCCTTGCGCCCTACCGCAGCCTGGCGGTTGTACTGGGCCTCGGCTGGTGTATGGGCGGATGGTGGCTGCGCTCTGGCGCACCACAGCGACGACAACTGGGGGTGATCTGCCTCAGCTGCGGCAATGTGGCAGCCCTGACCCTGCTGTTTCACTCCCCCCTGTGGTTGTGGGAGCTCAACGAAACCTGGCACGTAGAACCTGTGGCAGCCCTGGCCAGAGCCAACCCTGGAAGCGAGATCAGGCTGAGGGGTTACGACGAACGTCCCAGCCTGAACTGGTATGCCGAACAACGCATTCAGCGCTTCAAAGGTGGCCCAGGCCGCCGTCTCAGCGACAA from Synechococcus sp. MU1643 includes the following:
- a CDS encoding glycosyltransferase family 39 protein, producing MRSGSAPDAAPWIALVGLGLAAAVLALIGLGDLPLRDFDEATVARVSLEFRHGLGEAPLLPTLWDRPYLNKAPGLHSLIALVIGATTQPDQLPSEWTIRLAPALLSCLVVPLGGWLQWTLRPGDRSSALATSVILLTLLPVARHGRLAMLDGTQLSAMALLWLALLKLNCSRTSALWGAVAGLMASAMLLLKAPLLMPAAVAAGLALTWGQEWRCWNNRSAALIGMPLGLAPGIGWHLWHAHIRGSEALWLWGGDGAGRVLLDAGEGSDLGWRVPVIEVLEGGWAWLPLLPFALVWAWRCRQSRWGRWSLSCLLTLAGAILPLRTQLPWYSHPLWLPIALLCAPLLAWLVEQPSSSSNSAGNPKPPWRWLLMQLPSFWCGLGLLLLLLWLSSFSSIGSGLAPYRSLAVVLGLGWCMGGWWLRSGAPQRRQLGVICLSCGNVAALTLLFHSPLWLWELNETWHVEPVAALARANPGSEIRLRGYDERPSLNWYAEQRIQRFKGGPGRRLSDKTQKDCITEGQAGRWTLSNCR
- a CDS encoding iron uptake porin; its protein translation is MKLFQQLLVAPAALGLLATGANAAELNINGVSDYAASADQVTSVSQFSDVYPTDWAYQALAGLVETYGCVAGYPNGTFRGNRAMTRYEAAALLNACLDRVTEVTDELRRLMAEFETEMAIVKGRVDGLEARVGELEATQFSTTTKLKGKATFVTGFMDSEASDAQADDDALSFSYDYRLGLKTSFTGKDLLFARLRAGNMKDGAAFSGGFRKLDVSGMSGNTFKLDRLYYKFPVGSGLTAIVGPMARNTESLGMKPTAYTVKTLNMFGGQFGAGNVYNKETGGLVGLIWKQKVAKGEPRLTAALNYVADDGEQASSGKGMFTAKSKGNTTAQLGYGTKEWGAALGYRYGQCGAGFGTAYKAVKQSCGSDNVDSQNFALNGFWKPEETGFIPSVSLAYGWSDLEGSTVDEAQTWMVGLQWDKVANTPHSLAVGFGAPLYVESQDGTDPDAPELAWEASLKYKVSKNITMIPAIFYLPESNSSQGVSGKEQFGAVLQTVFKF